In Desulfonatronum thiosulfatophilum, a single window of DNA contains:
- a CDS encoding metallophosphoesterase encodes MTFFLIAALVYFSMHLLVWARVGVQLGIGWRPWLLGLAAALALTLTPFLAYQIPVDWPQPLVRTLWWLVFVWMGLAFYLFWLQFLSYILEIIVGLLPKSQTAWFPRGKLQFHAVLILGFMIVGYGLYAATKWEVPQIRIQTPLVAEDTRIVLISDTHFGVMTRQAWVERLVAFIQNLEPDLVLLAGDQINDHPEWLEPKAAVMANLDPPLGVFGVLGNHESYVGIHPTWTFHDQAGITLLRNETLILRHSGIQLIGIDDPTWGRMEPQFIIQHLENLAPELSPEHFQILLTHRPWAWEEKAVPLGIHLMVAGHTHGGQIYPFHWFVRLQHKYIAGHFQQDQSHLFVTTGAGTWGPPMRVRAKPEVVIIDLIREEG; translated from the coding sequence ATGACTTTTTTTCTCATCGCAGCATTGGTTTACTTTTCCATGCATCTGCTGGTCTGGGCAAGGGTCGGGGTACAGCTCGGCATCGGTTGGCGGCCATGGCTTCTGGGATTGGCTGCGGCTCTGGCGCTGACCCTGACGCCGTTTCTGGCCTATCAGATTCCTGTTGATTGGCCCCAGCCCTTGGTACGCACCCTCTGGTGGCTGGTCTTTGTCTGGATGGGGCTCGCTTTCTACCTGTTCTGGCTCCAGTTCCTGAGCTACATCCTTGAAATAATCGTCGGGTTGCTGCCAAAATCGCAGACCGCCTGGTTTCCCAGAGGCAAGCTCCAATTTCATGCGGTTCTGATCCTGGGCTTCATGATCGTTGGTTACGGCCTGTACGCAGCCACAAAGTGGGAGGTTCCACAGATCCGCATCCAGACGCCATTGGTGGCCGAGGACACACGCATCGTGCTGATCAGCGATACTCACTTTGGCGTCATGACCCGCCAAGCGTGGGTGGAACGGCTGGTAGCCTTTATCCAAAACCTGGAGCCGGACCTCGTGCTCCTGGCCGGCGATCAGATCAATGATCATCCGGAATGGCTGGAACCCAAGGCCGCTGTCATGGCGAACCTTGATCCACCTCTCGGTGTCTTCGGCGTGCTCGGCAACCATGAATCCTATGTCGGCATCCATCCCACCTGGACGTTTCACGACCAGGCCGGGATCACCCTCCTGCGCAACGAGACGCTGATCTTGCGTCATTCCGGCATCCAGCTGATCGGCATCGACGACCCGACCTGGGGCCGAATGGAACCCCAATTCATAATCCAACATCTTGAAAATCTGGCTCCGGAACTCTCTCCCGAGCATTTTCAGATCCTGCTCACCCACCGCCCCTGGGCTTGGGAAGAAAAGGCAGTGCCTTTGGGAATCCACTTGATGGTCGCTGGCCACACCCACGGCGGGCAGATCTATCCCTTTCACTGGTTCGTCCGTTTGCAGCACAAATATATCGCCGGACATTTCCAACAGGATCAAAGCCATCTGTTCGTAACCACCGGCGCCGGCACCTGGGGCCCGCCGATGCGCGTCAGAGCAAAGCCGGAAGTGGTGATCATCGATCTGATCAGGGAGGAGGGGTGA